Proteins encoded within one genomic window of Anastrepha ludens isolate Willacy chromosome 4, idAnaLude1.1, whole genome shotgun sequence:
- the LOC128861353 gene encoding uncharacterized protein LOC128861353: protein MTRFFTLWKSPEDGANRNSDKVSKFLLNINETFKIFLNNCSWFVYVTAVLLIGCCMYYYIYDCKRRLDLRRRRQEVQRANDRVPQRRRPGAVYRDHEIFRNVMRTVRQYIGHSKEKNQAEPYVLRRTRSGAIYGRFADRESGST from the exons ATGACACGGTTTTTTACTTTATGGAAGAGTCCGGAGGATGGCGCAAATCGAAACTCGGATaaagtttcgaaatttttgcTAAACATCAATGAAACATTCAAAAT CTTCCTGAACAACTGCAGCTGGTTCGTTTACGTCACAGCTGTCCTGCTCATAGGCTGCTGCATGTATTATTACATTTACGATTGCAAGCGCCGTTTAGATTTACGACGGAGACGGCAAGAAGTTCAAAGAGCCAATGACAG GGTACCACAAAGAAGGCGTCCAGGTGCGGTTTATAGAGATCATGAAATCTTTCGAAACGTTATGCGTACAGTTCGGCAATATATTGGACACTCGAAAGAGAAGAACCAAGCGGAGCCGTATGTGCTGCGTCGTACACGGAGCGGTGCGATCTACGGACGATTTGCCGATCGGGAAAGTGGGAGCACATAA